Proteins encoded by one window of Rutidosis leptorrhynchoides isolate AG116_Rl617_1_P2 chromosome 7, CSIRO_AGI_Rlap_v1, whole genome shotgun sequence:
- the LOC139860410 gene encoding uncharacterized mitochondrial protein AtMg00860-like, which translates to MCINYRESNKTTIKNRYLLPRTDDQFNRLQGSSVYLMIDLRSEYHQWRVSEEDVLKTTFRTRYGYYEFFNDAIREENDEHLRLLLELRGKEKVYAKFSKCEFWLSKVQFLNHIVSNQGIQVDPTNIEVIENWKVTKTSTQVRKFLGLIGYYRRFIEDFSRIARALTALTHRGKKYTWSNEQETATMSKRLLLKKKLTFAPVLSLLEGNDDFIVILHAKDLGVY; encoded by the exons ATGTGTATCAACTATAGAGAATCGAACAAAACGACAATCAAGAATAGATACCTGTTGCCGAGGACCGATGATCAGTTCAATCGACTACAAGGATCTTCTGTTTATTTGATGATTGACTTAAGATCCGAATATCACCAATGGAGGGTGAGTGAGGAAGATGTTTTGAAGAcaacgtttagaacacgttatggttaTTACGAGTTTTTcaatgatgccattcg AGAAGAAAACGACGAGCATCTGAGATTACTATTGGAGCTACGAGGGAAAGAGAAAGtgtacgctaaattctccaagtgcgagttttggctatcGAAAGTGCAATTTCTCAATCACATAGTTAGTAATCAAGGAATCCAAGTAGACCCAACGAATATTGAAGTTATCGAGAATTGGAAAGTTACCAAGACATCGACACAAGTACGAAAATTTTTAGGACTcattggttactatagaagatttatTGAAGATTTCTCAAGAATTGCTCGAGCATTAACTGCCTTAACTCACAGAGGCAAGAAGTATACATGGTCCAATGAGCAAGAGACCGCTACGATGAGCAAGAGACTGCtactgaagaaaaagttaactttcGCACCTGTTTTATCATTGCTAGAAGGGAATGATGACTTCATTGTGATACTTCATGCCAAggatttgggtgtgtattga